Proteins from a single region of Burkholderiales bacterium:
- the hisD gene encoding histidinol dehydrogenase → MRNHVNIKRWSSQDGDFDNRLSRLLAFDVAQDEAIESVVAGILRDVKARGDEALLEYTKRFDRIAAASVAELELPQSELQAALGQLPATRRNALERAAERVRNYHEKHIAQSWCYTEADGTMLGQQITPLDRVGIYVPGGRAAYPSSVLMNALPAKVAGVAEIVMTVPTPNGEKNAMVLAAAALCGVDRVFTVGGAQAIAALAFGTATIPRVDKIVGPGNAYVAAAKRRVFGAVGIDMIAGPSEILVICDGSPNPDWIAMDLFSQAEHDEMAQAILLCPDAGFIDAVAGSIDHQIEGMPRRDVIRASLESRGALIAVRDLEEACAIANRIAPEHLELAVENPEHFAGKIRHAGAIFLGPYASEALGDYCAGPNHVLPTSGTARFSSPLGVYDFQKRTSLIQVSSAGADTLGRIAVELAHGEGLTAHAKSAEYRLKR, encoded by the coding sequence ATGCGAAACCACGTAAATATCAAGCGCTGGTCGAGCCAGGATGGCGATTTCGACAACCGGCTTTCGCGTCTGCTTGCGTTCGATGTCGCGCAGGACGAGGCCATTGAGTCGGTCGTGGCGGGCATTCTTCGCGACGTCAAAGCGCGCGGCGACGAGGCGCTGCTCGAATACACCAAGCGCTTCGATCGCATCGCGGCTGCTTCGGTTGCCGAACTCGAGTTGCCGCAATCGGAGTTGCAAGCAGCGCTCGGCCAATTGCCGGCAACCCGGCGCAACGCGCTCGAGCGCGCCGCCGAACGCGTACGCAACTATCACGAAAAACACATCGCGCAATCGTGGTGCTACACCGAGGCCGACGGCACCATGCTCGGCCAGCAGATCACGCCGCTCGACCGCGTTGGCATTTATGTGCCCGGCGGCCGCGCCGCCTATCCGTCGTCGGTGCTGATGAATGCGCTGCCGGCGAAAGTAGCCGGCGTCGCCGAGATCGTCATGACCGTGCCGACGCCGAATGGCGAGAAAAACGCAATGGTGCTGGCCGCCGCCGCATTGTGCGGTGTCGACCGCGTATTCACCGTCGGCGGTGCGCAGGCGATCGCTGCGCTGGCTTTCGGCACGGCGACGATCCCGCGCGTCGACAAAATCGTCGGGCCCGGCAACGCGTATGTCGCCGCCGCCAAGCGCCGCGTGTTCGGCGCTGTCGGCATCGACATGATCGCCGGGCCGTCCGAAATTCTGGTTATCTGCGACGGCAGCCCGAACCCGGACTGGATCGCGATGGACCTGTTCTCGCAGGCCGAGCACGATGAGATGGCGCAGGCGATTCTGCTGTGCCCCGACGCCGGCTTCATCGACGCCGTTGCCGGCAGCATCGATCACCAGATCGAAGGCATGCCGCGGCGCGACGTGATTCGAGCGTCGCTGGAATCGCGCGGTGCTTTGATCGCGGTTCGCGATCTCGAGGAAGCGTGTGCAATCGCCAACCGGATTGCGCCGGAGCACCTGGAACTGGCAGTCGAGAATCCGGAACACTTTGCAGGCAAAATCCGTCATGCCGGCGCGATTTTTCTGGGCCCTTATGCTTCGGAAGCGCTTGGCGATTATTGCGCGGGGCCGAACCATGTGCTGCCGACTTCGGGAACGGCGCGCTTTTCATCGCCGCTCGGTGTTTACGATTTTCAAAAGCGCACGAGTTTGATTCAGGTATCGAGCGCCGGCGCCGATACGCTGGGGCGGATCGCGGTCGAGCTTGCTCACGGCGAAGGCCTGACAGCGCACGCGAAATCGGCCGAATACCGTTTGAAGCGCTAG
- a CDS encoding ATP phosphoribosyltransferase, giving the protein MSGLTIALSKGRIFDETLPILEAAGIIVTEDAETSRKLILPTSRGDMRVIIVRASDVPTYVRYGAADLGVAGRDVLAEQGDAGLYQPLDLQIARCRMVVATAQDYDYESEVRRGARLRVATKYLQTAREHFAAKGVHVDLIKLYGSMELAPLVGLADAIVDLVSSGNTLRANNLRAVEDIMPVSARLIVNQAALKLKRALIQPLLDAFVRAVTPA; this is encoded by the coding sequence ATGAGCGGCTTGACCATCGCGCTGTCGAAAGGACGCATCTTCGACGAGACTCTGCCGATATTGGAGGCGGCCGGAATCATCGTGACTGAAGATGCGGAAACCTCGCGCAAGCTGATTTTGCCAACCAGCCGCGGCGACATGCGCGTCATCATCGTACGGGCGTCCGATGTGCCGACGTATGTGCGTTACGGGGCCGCCGACCTTGGCGTCGCCGGGCGCGACGTGCTGGCCGAGCAGGGCGATGCCGGTCTTTATCAACCGCTCGATTTGCAAATCGCGCGTTGCCGCATGGTCGTCGCCACGGCCCAGGATTACGATTACGAATCGGAAGTACGGCGCGGCGCCCGTCTTCGCGTCGCGACCAAATACCTGCAAACGGCACGCGAACACTTTGCCGCTAAGGGCGTGCACGTCGATCTGATTAAGCTGTATGGCTCGATGGAACTGGCGCCGCTGGTCGGACTCGCCGATGCGATCGTCGATCTGGTTTCCAGCGGCAACACGCTGCGCGCGAACAATTTGCGCGCGGTCGAAGACATCATGCCGGTGTCGGCGCGGCTGATCGTCAACCAGGCGGCCCTGAAGCTGAAGCGGGCGCTAATCCAGCCGCTCCTCGATGCATTCGTACGCGCCGTCACGCCCGCGTAA
- the murA gene encoding UDP-N-acetylglucosamine 1-carboxyvinyltransferase translates to MDKLAIQGGVPLSGEVRISGAKNAALPILCASLLTADAMALSNVPRLRDVTTAIRLLEQIGVRIGSRSPTDTTIELSGRDVENLIAPYEMVKTMRAAILVLGPMLARFGEASVSLPGGCAIGLRPVDLHIKGLQAMGAEIAIEHGYIHARAKRLSGARIVMDLVSVTGTENLMMAATLADGVTLIENAAREPEVVDLADCLIAMGARIRGAGSDAIHIEGVASLHGASYRVMPDRIESGTFLVAAAATGGAVTLVNTRSAMLDAVLGKLLEAGAKVEFGDDWIRVRKNGVRRPVNLRTAPYPAFPTDMQAQFMALNCMAAGTAIVTETIFENRFMHVQELRRLGADIEVEGNTAVIKGVGQLDGATVMATDLRASASLVIAGLMASGETTIDRIYHLDRGYEHIEEKLSQLGANIRRRH, encoded by the coding sequence ATGGACAAACTGGCAATTCAGGGCGGCGTGCCACTGTCCGGAGAAGTCCGGATTTCGGGCGCCAAAAATGCCGCTCTGCCGATCTTGTGCGCATCGCTGCTGACGGCCGATGCGATGGCATTGAGCAACGTGCCGCGGCTGCGCGATGTGACGACCGCAATCAGGCTGCTCGAGCAGATCGGCGTGCGCATCGGCTCGCGTAGTCCGACTGATACAACCATCGAATTGAGCGGCCGCGATGTCGAAAATCTGATCGCGCCCTACGAGATGGTCAAGACCATGCGCGCCGCCATTCTGGTCCTCGGGCCGATGCTTGCCCGCTTCGGCGAGGCGAGTGTATCCCTGCCCGGCGGCTGCGCGATCGGGTTGCGCCCGGTCGACCTGCATATCAAAGGTTTGCAGGCGATGGGCGCCGAAATCGCTATCGAGCACGGCTACATTCATGCGCGCGCCAAACGCTTGAGCGGCGCGCGCATCGTCATGGATCTGGTTTCGGTGACCGGCACCGAAAACCTGATGATGGCGGCGACTCTGGCCGACGGCGTCACCCTTATCGAAAACGCCGCGCGCGAACCTGAAGTCGTCGATCTCGCCGATTGCCTGATCGCGATGGGCGCAAGAATCAGGGGCGCCGGCAGCGACGCCATCCATATCGAGGGGGTCGCGAGTTTGCACGGAGCGAGTTATCGCGTCATGCCCGACCGCATCGAAAGCGGAACATTTCTGGTCGCGGCCGCGGCGACCGGCGGCGCCGTAACGCTCGTGAACACGCGCAGCGCCATGCTCGATGCGGTGCTCGGCAAGCTGCTTGAAGCCGGCGCGAAGGTCGAATTCGGCGACGACTGGATACGGGTGCGCAAAAACGGTGTCCGGCGCCCGGTCAATCTCCGCACCGCGCCGTACCCTGCGTTTCCGACCGACATGCAGGCGCAATTCATGGCTTTGAACTGCATGGCCGCCGGCACCGCGATCGTGACCGAAACGATTTTCGAGAACCGTTTCATGCACGTGCAGGAGTTGCGCCGGCTTGGCGCCGATATCGAGGTCGAAGGCAACACTGCCGTGATCAAGGGCGTCGGCCAGCTCGACGGTGCGACTGTGATGGCGACCGATTTGCGCGCGTCCGCCAGTCTCGTCATCGCCGGCCTGATGGCGAGCGGCGAGACGACGATAGACCGCATCTATCATCTCGACCGCGGCTACGAACACATCGAAGAAAAACTGTCGCAGCTCGGCGCGAACATTCGGCGGAGGCATTGA
- a CDS encoding BolA family transcriptional regulator → MLEPETVKSYIETSLECEFVAVEGDGQHFEAIIVAAAFRGQNRVRQHQTVYKALGDRMRAEIHALSMKTYTPEEWRQRGSEV, encoded by the coding sequence ATGCTCGAACCTGAAACCGTAAAAAGCTATATCGAAACCAGCCTCGAATGCGAGTTCGTCGCCGTCGAAGGCGATGGCCAGCATTTTGAGGCGATCATCGTAGCCGCCGCGTTCCGCGGTCAGAACCGCGTGCGGCAGCACCAGACCGTCTATAAAGCGCTCGGTGATCGTATGCGCGCAGAAATTCATGCGTTGTCGATGAAAACGTACACGCCAGAAGAATGGCGGCAGCGCGGAAGCGAGGTGTGA
- a CDS encoding ABC transporter permease, with translation MTGFATLFYKELLRFWKVSFQTVMAPVLTALLYLLIFSHALEQHVEVFDGVRYTSFLIPGLGMMAILQNAFANSSSSLIQSKVTGNIIFTLLAPLSHWEFFSAYVLAAMVRGCVVGLGVIVLTLPLVQLDLRYPLWALLFAVLGSGLLGALGIIAGIWAEKFDQIAAFQNFIILPLTFLSGVFYSIHTLPGFWQATSHFNPFFYMIDGFRFGFFGVSDVSPYFSAAVVATAFFALSLLTLRLLKSGYKLRR, from the coding sequence GTGACCGGCTTCGCCACGCTTTTTTACAAAGAGTTGCTGCGCTTCTGGAAAGTGAGCTTTCAGACCGTGATGGCGCCGGTGCTGACAGCGCTCCTGTATCTGCTGATTTTTTCCCACGCGCTCGAACAGCACGTCGAAGTATTCGACGGCGTGCGCTATACCTCGTTTCTCATTCCCGGCTTGGGCATGATGGCAATTTTGCAAAACGCGTTCGCCAACAGTTCATCGAGCCTGATCCAGTCGAAAGTGACCGGGAACATTATTTTTACGCTGCTTGCGCCGCTGTCGCACTGGGAGTTTTTTTCGGCTTACGTGCTGGCCGCGATGGTGCGCGGCTGTGTGGTGGGATTAGGGGTGATCGTACTGACGCTGCCGCTCGTGCAGCTCGATTTGCGCTATCCGCTGTGGGCGCTGCTGTTCGCCGTACTCGGCAGCGGTTTGCTCGGCGCGCTGGGCATCATCGCCGGCATCTGGGCCGAGAAATTCGATCAGATCGCGGCCTTCCAGAATTTCATCATTCTGCCGCTGACATTCCTTTCCGGCGTGTTTTACTCGATCCATACGCTGCCGGGTTTCTGGCAGGCGACTTCGCATTTCAATCCGTTCTTTTACATGATAGACGGGTTCCGCTTCGGATTTTTCGGCGTTTCCGACGTTTCTCCCTATTTCAGCGCGGCGGTTGTCGCAACGGCTTTTTTTGCTCTATCCTTGCTGACCTTGCGTTTGCTCAAAAGCGGCTACAAGCTTCGCCGCTAG
- a CDS encoding ABC transporter ATP-binding protein — MTAAIEIEGVVKRYGALTALGGIDLGIAEGEFFGLLGPNGAGKTTLINLLAGLSLADSGTLAVMGFDVVRRYRGARRRLGVVPQELVFDPFFTVREALTIQSGYFGIRDNRGWIDEIIHHLDLAGKADTNMRALSGGMKRRVLIAQALVHKPPVIVLDEPTAGVDVALRQTLWSFIRKLNRDGHTIVLTTHYLEEAEILCSRIAMLKHGAIVALDSTQNLLNSVSGRRLKMWLKPNELPPALQPMQIARGEKSFTLKIEDYSEIERVMAELRMAGITVQELELQQPDLEDVFMQIMSRQ; from the coding sequence ATGACCGCCGCAATCGAAATTGAAGGTGTCGTCAAGCGCTACGGTGCGCTGACTGCGCTCGGCGGCATCGATCTCGGTATCGCCGAGGGGGAGTTTTTTGGTCTCCTGGGGCCGAACGGCGCCGGAAAGACCACCTTGATCAATCTTCTCGCCGGCTTGTCTCTGGCCGATTCGGGAACGCTGGCCGTGATGGGATTCGATGTCGTCCGCCGCTACCGCGGCGCGCGCCGGCGCCTCGGCGTGGTCCCGCAGGAACTCGTGTTTGATCCGTTCTTCACGGTACGCGAGGCGCTGACGATACAGTCGGGCTACTTCGGTATTCGCGATAACCGCGGCTGGATAGACGAAATCATCCACCACCTCGATCTCGCCGGCAAAGCCGATACCAATATGCGCGCCTTGTCCGGCGGTATGAAGCGCCGGGTGCTGATTGCGCAGGCGCTTGTGCACAAGCCGCCGGTGATCGTGCTCGATGAGCCTACAGCCGGCGTCGATGTCGCATTGCGGCAGACGCTGTGGAGCTTTATTCGCAAGCTGAATCGCGATGGCCATACGATCGTGCTGACGACCCATTACCTTGAAGAAGCGGAAATCCTGTGCAGCCGCATTGCGATGCTGAAACACGGCGCGATTGTCGCGCTCGACAGCACCCAGAATCTGCTGAACAGCGTATCCGGCCGGCGCTTGAAGATGTGGCTGAAACCGAACGAGTTGCCGCCGGCGCTTCAACCGATGCAGATTGCCCGGGGCGAGAAAAGCTTTACCCTGAAAATCGAGGATTACTCCGAAATCGAGAGAGTCATGGCCGAGCTGCGCATGGCCGGCATCACCGTGCAGGAACTGGAACTTCAGCAGCCCGATCTCGAGGACGTGTTTATGCAGATCATGAGCCGGCAATGA
- a CDS encoding STAS domain-containing protein: MTIDNVARLIEIGRAQLGPEVREVDLSGLSEVDSSAIGLLLEWQRVAQAQHRVHLRFKNLPENLRSLASLYDVLELIPET; the protein is encoded by the coding sequence ATCACTATAGACAACGTCGCGCGGCTCATCGAGATCGGCCGCGCGCAACTTGGCCCAGAAGTTCGCGAAGTCGATCTCAGCGGACTCAGCGAAGTCGATTCGTCGGCCATCGGTCTTCTTCTGGAATGGCAGCGCGTGGCGCAAGCGCAACACCGGGTTCACCTGCGCTTTAAAAATTTGCCCGAAAATCTGCGCAGTCTGGCAAGCCTGTATGACGTTCTGGAGCTGATTCCGGAAACTTGA